One window of the Methanomicrobiales archaeon genome contains the following:
- a CDS encoding nucleotide-binding protein, whose protein sequence is MKIGNIRVKVSVIVMAVVAFFTILLIFAYFATGDLTIIKWGIPLLFGMILIPIALNYMSQSTYADMIPAYEKEAKKVRVRAINLNMLGDPIRIEGVVERVYFRFLNRPQYLIADRSGAISVKMFTSPKEDVKKGDVVEVLGSVMKRYIVTGDAVVNAVAITRVDREKSAPEKRKK, encoded by the coding sequence ATGAAGATTGGTAATATCCGGGTGAAGGTCTCGGTCATCGTCATGGCCGTCGTGGCCTTCTTCACCATACTTTTAATCTTCGCCTATTTTGCGACGGGCGACCTCACCATCATCAAGTGGGGCATTCCGCTTCTCTTCGGGATGATCCTGATTCCGATCGCCCTGAACTACATGAGTCAGAGCACATACGCCGACATGATCCCCGCCTACGAGAAGGAGGCCAAAAAGGTGCGTGTGCGGGCGATCAACCTGAACATGCTCGGGGATCCCATCCGCATCGAAGGCGTCGTCGAACGTGTCTACTTCCGCTTCCTGAACCGACCCCAGTATCTGATCGCCGACAGGAGCGGCGCGATCTCGGTGAAGATGTTCACATCGCCCAAGGAGGATGTGAAGAAGGGCGATGTCGTCGAGGTCCTCGGTTCGGTGATGAAGCGCTACATCGTGACGGGCGACGCGGTCGTCAACGCCGTCGCCATCACCAGGGTCGACCGCGAGAAGAGCGCCCCGGAGAAGAGGAAAAAGTGA